The Coffea arabica cultivar ET-39 chromosome 6e, Coffea Arabica ET-39 HiFi, whole genome shotgun sequence genome contains the following window.
TTTGACCATGTCTTTATAGCTCTTCTATAAGCCTCCACAGCATCAAATTTAGGATAGATGTAGTTCCCCTCTTTGTAATAATTTTGCCTACGTAATATCAACAGACATCAGCTGCATGTCTAAAGCTCCAAATTGTCTACGCTTATTCAGCAGAAGAGGTTGTGTGTTGTTTCATGTAGGACGAATGCACTTAATTACCCAGCTAAACTACACTTGAAACATCTTTCAAGTTCCATGACCTTGTCCACTACTATGTGTAGCACACTATGAGCTAATCACATTGTAATTATGGTATCACTCTATATACACTCAGTATGGAAGTTTCTGATGCCATCATACATGGCATACTCCTATTCCTCTAAGCTTTGCATGTGAAGTCACGATGAGAGTTCCGTACAGTTTTAAACGCTtaaaagaagcaaaagaaagaaaacagatGAGAGTTCAGAAAGAACAGATGACAGACTAGAATGATACAGATGTTGACTTACCCTCTAGCAGTCTTCCCATGAGTCCACCAATGAGCAGTATTGAAGACAAGAATGTCAGCTCGCTTCCATCGGCCAGCTGACTTGTCTATGCGGTCTATTGACAGAGTTGGATTTGAGTTTCCTTGTGCATTGATACGAATTCCTTCCTTGACAAGGAAATGAGATCGTACAAATTCCACTGTGCAGTTATAGTCCTGCCCATCGATTTCATGAGTGTGCCTATTAATCAGTACTATCTACATGATGTATTCTTTTATAAAGATCAAgacagaagaaaaaaaaaagagggaaaaatgtTAAAGAAGCATGTGCTAGAAATGCAACAGACAAATGCTACATGAGGAGCTCCAACAAACATATATTGCGGCacctttttttctccttttttattttttgtgttggTAATCCAATAAACATTATTTGGATCAAAATCATTTATACAGGCTAAAATTTCAGATAGGCATTCCAGTTAGTAATTACAGATTCTGAAAGGGATTCTCCACCAATTACTGGCATTTCACAGATCATGAAACACAATTGTCCTTTAGGGCATGGCATCTCTTTCaaacaaaaagcaaaatgaTCCTTATTCAATCAGCCATGTTTATGATCAGAACTGCAAGATCACGGAACTAACCTCAAATTTGAAGATGTAATAGCCTCTCCCCTTTGTTATTCTGTATCCATGAACTTCATACATTTTGCTTTTATTATGTAAGCCTTCACGCAAAATGCAAAGAAGTGATTCAAATTGGTTTCTGTTCATGGAGTCACCAACCAGCATCAGCCTCTTTCCTCTTAATCTAACCAAAAAATCTGTTGCATTAAATCTGCAAAGAGGACCAGTCAGATGTCTGTCTCAAAAGATTTCGAATGTAAATTTATAGCTCATTTGAAGATAAAAACTTCAAAACCAACTATTAAGAAACTGGTCAGTAATCAAGAAGTAGTTGAGAAATAGATTGATTCCTTGCCAATAACCAAAGAGCCGCAAAAATGTATAGAGtgtttcactctttctttcggTTCTTATCTGCACTCTTAAGGGTACAAGTGCAACAGATTTTCTGAGGCGtcagaaagatttttttttcgttACTATTTGGTTCTTCTAGCAGaattattcattttcttataGGTGTaacttctcttttttctctaaATAAATTCTGTCTTTTTGTCtcaaaaaaacataaaagatgTTCAGTTCCCAATATCTCCTGCATTCTGctagaaaaataaatttgacTATCCTATAAACCAAGAAGATAGTTTatctttttgaaaaaatgtcATAGGAGCTATTGAATGCATTTTAGACAAGTTTATGAAAATTGACATTCAGATTAGGAAACCAAATGAAGGCAAGTAATGAGAGGTGGACACAAACTATTAAAGCACAATGCAAAGGTTTGGTTTTCAATCCATTGTGATTAATAACTTATGGTTGTTTGTGCTGAAATCATACGGCATAAGTATGGGCTCTTTAGAAGTAATGATTGGTGCTTAATCAGCGAAGACAACCTGGAAATTGCAAGCAGATCTGATGAGCCAAAACTCTCAACCAAAATAAATGGGAAACTATTTAGGTAATTTTCCATAATGCCAATCATCAAGAGTAAAAGCACATGAAGTAGGGATAATATCAATTCTTACAGAGATTTTAAAAAGCTGGATTCAAATTCTTACAAGACTTGTAAGTATGATTGATGACAATATCATGCTGTTAAAGCAGAAAAAGCATACAAAATGGTAAGATCACATGAGAGGagaatgagaaaaagaaaataaaatcatCTCCTCATTACAAGGATTGGACCATGCTAAAAGACCTCAACTCTACTAGGACGTCTTCCAAATTTAAAAGTCAACCCCATAACCCTGTCTCTTGGCTTTATTTTGTGGCCAACTCTCTTGGATTCATTACCTCATTTGAGTAACTTCTGATATTGCACTAACTCTGCCTACAATTAATATTGTATTCAATCAGCTTTTCTTTGCAGAAACTATTATTTCATACCTTTGATGAGTGAATTtgtcaattttaatttttgatatCCAAACTATCCCAGCCGATACTCCTACGATTTTCCCCCTACAATTACTACTGTATCTGTCTCAAGATAAAATATTTCTTCTATTTCTACTGTTTTCAGTTGCTCCCTCCTTCAGTAACCTAACATTTTTATACTTGACCTGCGCCAACACAGTATCAGTAAGACCTGAATTTAATCAGATAGACATCATTCTCAGAAATTGTTTTTCATGTTAGATGTTTGGGAACAACCACAAAATACAAGTAAATTTTCCAATAGAATTTTGGAATCCACTCCAGACAACCGTAACAATCTTCTATATAATGCTGCCAGCCTAGAAAACGGCACAAAATCAACCATGTCTGGATACATTCCAGCTTCTTTCACCAGGATAGGCACTTCTTCACATTCTTCTTCAGAGTTTAATTTACGTAACCTTTGATCTTGCAGAATATGTAGTTTGTTAAATAGCTTTAACTATTTTTTGACTGTAATGTCTGACACATCTGTCCTCCATAATATGATAAACTAATATCAATAATGACCACGTGACTCAAAATTAACCAAATTAATACCAAGTTGTTCCACTTAGGCAAACCAATTTACAATGTTAACCTATACAAACATATGCAActagaaaaatcaaattttgataaGCAGAATAGAATTATTGCCACCATCCTCAAGAGGGCTATAATAATCAGGAAAATCTAGTGTAAGAATGAAATCTAACCTTGGCAAATCACATCCATCTGGCTTCCATCTCCACTTTAAATACTCAGAGTCTGGCCTTCCATTACTTTGACAATCAAAAGCCTCATCAACGTAAGGACAAGATCCTGGTCTATATATTGGGTACTGCTCATCTTTCACCCATTTTCCCTTGTAAAAATCACAACCTTTCCACAATGCAAAATCTTCACTATAAATTTCAGAAACTGgcccttctttttccctttttgtgtTGCTTAAATCATCATCAGATTGAGAACTTGAAGTGGAGTCCTTTCTGACTTCATTATCATTTCCAGATTCCGATGAAAAGAGTCCCTCAGAAGATGTCTCCTTACCGTCAACCGGTGCTTCTTTTCCGGTGTCCTTGTCaccaaaatcagattttgaggatGTAGGGTGCTCCTTAGTTGTTGATTTCTCATGAAATTCACCATCAAGATTCGATTTTGATGAAGCAGGTGCATCCAAAGAAGCATCATTACCATCAGCAAGCGATAAATTTGCACTAGTTTCATCCTCAAGATTCACTTTTGATGAAATGGGATTCTCAGGAGACGTATTTAGGCCATTTTTACCAATCAAAGCTACTGCATTATCATCAAGTTCAGGATCTGCTGAAATGAGTGTCTCGGTAGATCTTAAAGGTAAATTCAGGGAAGAGGGAGGACGGGTTTGTACAAACAGATCTCTGTAGATTGACAACTGGGGTTCAAGAGCGTCCCTGCTGAGGATGAATAAGGTGAAGAGAAACAAAAGCAGCAATATAAAAATTCTAAGAGTGCGCTGATTTTTCTTCTGGGAAGAAGTGGAGGCAGTTGCCATTTGGGGAAAGCATGTTCTGGTCTATTAGCATTTGATTCctctatttttctgttttgttttgtcaCAGTGAAGGAATGGGGAATGGGGAATGAATGAGCAGTTGCCAGCATTTGCCATTTTGCTAATAGATCCTCCCACGCCCTTTTAAAATTCACACAGGAGCAGAGGGAGTTGGACTTTGTGCAAATTAAGAAGCCTGCAGAGGGCTAAAATGACAAAAACGTCACATCTCTgtaatttggtgatttatttaGCCATTAAACATAATTCAAGAATTTTGCTACACTAAACAACATCTGTTTAACTAAATGtcagaaaaggagaaaagccGACATTTACCAATCTTATCTGCAGGCTACCATATTACTAACTTAATCCTGGTTTTTGGTCCATCATTTTGTTTTTGATGGTGATATCATGTGCATTCATTAAATATACTTATAAAATAGGACAATCAATTAAAGTCGTTAGTCTACCAATTTGATTCCATGCAAGTGTATTTCCTTTCTTATgaagtatttatatattttgtctTACGAGGGAAGAGGTTGTCAAATGgcaatttctgttttctttGGATACCAATGTTGAAGTACTGTGCTACTAATAGCAGCATCAATGTTAGTATTATTGTGTAGCAATGAGGACAGTAGTAGAGTATTAGCTCTTCAAATCAATTCCATGCCAGAACCACCTACGCCGTCCGAAAAGGCAACAGCAGACTAAAAAAGTGTCGATGAGGAAAAACggttaactaattaactgcgaTTATGCATCCCAAGTGTAAATACTGCAAGCATGAAATAAAAAGTCTCCCGGCTTATTATCATATAGTGCCTAAGTTTTAAGAGGTGGTTTGAAGGAGATTTTCTCTGGAGCAATGTCATTTTTAGACTTTGTTCAATCCTCCCTCGTCAACCGTTCCACAGCAATTTTGTTGCTTGCATGATTAGAGAATAATTTGTACTGTGTATGTGCTTAAATCTTTGAGATCGCTTATATTACGAGTAATTTTAATGATGTATgacaaaaaattatatatttttttaggtCGTATAGAAGgaattaaaattttatactgCTTTAGAGAATTAAAATCAAGTTAatccttatttattttttttttttatcgaataCGACATAAGACACACACACCCAACTAATTAAATTTGACTGAGGGtcaaagctaagaggacctaaaAGGTAACCTAATGGGGATCCATAGAGCTTACCTATCCAGCCAATTGGTAACTGGAAGGCAAACCTGTGGACCTTAAGTCCAGGTTAAAGAACCCACATCCTAGCGATGTGGGACGGATGCCCATCGAATACGACATAAGACACACACACCCAACTAATTAAATTTGACTGAGGGTTAAAGCTAAGAGTAACTAAGAGGTAACCTAAGGGGGACTCACAAAGCTCTTACTTtaaccaaaacagaaaaaaaaaaaaaaaacatccatACATACACATGTATcgtgtataattatatatatatatatgtatgcgcATCCACAATATATTAATAAAAGGCTAAGCAGGTCGCCTCGTACCCCGCTCCCTTGTGAAATCTGCAATTTTGATGTTCAATATGGATTACAATGCAATTCGGATCCACTTCCCTAATATTAACGTGAGATAGATTTAAAAGTCATTTTCATCTTATGAATCCATTTCTATAAAATTTgatattatataaaatttgaatcaattatcgttattttttttataaacaaCATGCcacaaaaaaaagagttaaCTAACATAACGAGATTATCATTTAATCACAAAAAATTAACAACAAACATTATACTATATTATCacaagaaaatatcatattatcaatttcatattatatgtatataattatattatgtTATGTATTgttatatttgatatatataatattaaaattataacCAGGAGATACCAAGGGAAGGGAAATAGAAGCGTTGGGGTGGTAGGGGAAGGGGGGTGGAGGAGAAGGGAAAGGAGGAGAGATACCAAGGGAAGGGAATAGAAGCGTTGGGGTGGTAAGGGAAGGGGGGTGGAGGAGAA
Protein-coding sequences here:
- the LOC113693640 gene encoding protein trichome birefringence-like 2 isoform X3 — encoded protein: MATASTSSQKKNQRTLRIFILLLLFLFTLFILSRDALEPQLSIYRDLFVQTRPPSSLNLPLRSTETLISADPELDDNAVALIGKNGLNTSPENPISSKVNLEDETSANLSLADGNDASLDAPASSKSNLDGEFHEKSTTKEHPTSSKSDFGDKDTGKEAPVDGKETSSEGLFSSESGNDNEVRKDSTSSSQSDDDLSNTKREKEGPVSEIYSEDFALWKGCDFYKGKWVKDEQYPIYRPGSCPYVDEAFDCQSNGRPDSEYLKWRWKPDGCDLPRFNATDFLVRLRGKRLMLVGDSMNRNQFESLLCILREGLHNKSKMYEVHGYRITKGRGYYIFKFEDYNCTVEFVRSHFLVKEGIRINAQGNSNPTLSIDRIDKSAGRWKRADILVFNTAHWWTHGKTARGQNYYKEGNYIYPKFDAVEAYRRAIKTWSKWVDNNMKRGKLIFYRGYSSAHFRHHFRFTEVEIGILVEHVYGRRNLL
- the LOC113693640 gene encoding protein trichome birefringence-like 5 isoform X1, yielding MATASTSSQKKNQRTLRIFILLLLFLFTLFILSRDALEPQLSIYRDLFVQTRPPSSLNLPLRSTETLISADPELDDNAVALIGKNGLNTSPENPISSKVNLEDETSANLSLADGNDASLDAPASSKSNLDGEFHEKSTTKEHPTSSKSDFGDKDTGKEAPVDGKETSSEGLFSSESGNDNEVRKDSTSSSQSDDDLSNTKREKEGPVSEIYSEDFALWKGCDFYKGKWVKDEQYPIYRPGSCPYVDEAFDCQSNGRPDSEYLKWRWKPDGCDLPRFNATDFLVRLRGKRLMLVGDSMNRNQFESLLCILREGLHNKSKMYEVHGYRITKGRGYYIFKFEDYNCTVEFVRSHFLVKEGIRINAQGNSNPTLSIDRIDKSAGRWKRADILVFNTAHWWTHGKTARGQNYYKEGNYIYPKFDAVEAYRRAIKTWSKWVDNNMKRGKLIFYRGYSSAHFRGGDWDSGGTCIRETEPVVTGSILDSYPLKMKIVEEVIQEMKVPVCLLNITRLTNFRKDGHPSVYGKNVTGGRKVSAKRQDCSHWCLPGVPDAWNELIYATLVAGQGSLMKHY
- the LOC113693640 gene encoding protein trichome birefringence-like 5 isoform X2; this encodes MATASTSSQKKNQRTLRIFILLLLFLFTLFILSRDALEPQLSIYRDLFVQTRPPSSLNLPLRSTETLISADPELDDNAVALIGKNGLNTSPENPISSKVNLEDETSANLSLADGNDASLDAPASSKSNLDGEFHEKSTTKEHPTSSKSDFGDKDTGKEAPVDGKETSSEGLFSSESGNDNEVRKDSTSSSQSDDDLSNTKREKEGPVSEIYSEDFALWKGCDFYKGKWVKDEQYPIYRPGSCPYVDEAFDCQSNGRPDSEYLKWRWKPDGCDLPRFNATDFLVRLRGKRLMLVGDSMNRNQFESLLCILREGLHNKSKMYEVHGYRITKGRGYYIFKFEDYNCTVEFVRSHFLVKEGIRINAQGNSNPTLSIDRIDKSAGRWKRADILVFNTAHWWTHGKTARGGGDWDSGGTCIRETEPVVTGSILDSYPLKMKIVEEVIQEMKVPVCLLNITRLTNFRKDGHPSVYGKNVTGGRKVSAKRQDCSHWCLPGVPDAWNELIYATLVAGQGSLMKHY
- the LOC113693640 gene encoding protein trichome birefringence-like 5 isoform X4 — translated: MATASTSSQKKNQRTLRIFILLLLFLFTLFILSRDALEPQLSIYRDLFVQTRPPSSLNLPLRSTETLISADPELDDNAVALIGKNGLNTSPENPISSKVNLEDETSANLSLADGNDASLDAPASSKSNLDGEFHEKSTTKEHPTSSKSDFGDKDTGKEAPVDGKETSSEGLFSSESGNDNEVRKDSTSSSQSDDDLSNTKREKEGPVSEIYSEDFALWKGCDFYKGKWVKDEQYPIYRPGSCPYVDEAFDCQSNGRPDSEYLKWRWKPDGCDLPRFNATDFLVRLRGKRLMLVGDSMNRNQFESLLCILREGLHNKSKMYEVHGYRITKGRGYYIFKFEDYNCTVEFVRSHFLVKEGIRINAQGNSNPTLSIDRIDKSAGRWKRADILVFNTAHWWTHGKTARGQNYYKEGNYIYPKFDAVEAYRRAIKTWSKWVDNNMKRGKLIFYRGYSSAHFRNILGSNFKAGLNSS